In one Bos mutus isolate GX-2022 chromosome 19, NWIPB_WYAK_1.1, whole genome shotgun sequence genomic region, the following are encoded:
- the ST6GALNAC1 gene encoding alpha-N-acetylgalactosaminide alpha-2,6-sialyltransferase 1, whose amino-acid sequence MSGDCVCQVHRRTQGQVSVKLFAVYIRAPGHAEIPCKAGPSNMRPCPRRLCHLDQTVRGLLLLAVLIFFLFTLPSFIKEPNTKPSRNEHQQNIKERSPELLQNATSQAPTPRRRATTHVESVQGTRTRDTHPKATTLTADQRRRVQTSKARAEEPGRVPTPIGKAAPQTQASKDTRADTLPPMAGGGGVASSRTEAPSLNSQNPRMTKGSGDRKARPTGPGAVPTKLRDSPATAAKTLLPKHRAGAQTPGGGGQEGKRARGASPAAAPSQDRAQPTRSSAPLQSPATQRSQKLKATNFKSEPQWDFEDEYSLEVGGLQTTCPDSVKIKASKSPWLRTLFLPNLTLFLDSGHFNQSEWDRLEHFAPPFGFMELNFSLVQKVVARFPPVPQQQLLLASLPAGSSQCISCAVVGNGGILNNSHVGPEIDSHDYVFRLSGAIIKGYEHDVGTRTSFYGFTAFSLTQSLLILGSRGFPHAPLGQDVRYLHFLEGTRDYEWLEALLLNRTLTSRNLSWFRRRPQEAFQEALQLDRYLLLHPDLLRYMKNRFLRSKTLNTAHWRIYRPTTGALLLLTALQLCDQVSAYGFITEGHERFSDHYYDKSWKRTIFYTNHDFKLERTLWKRLHDEGIIRLYQRPITSKPTI is encoded by the exons ATGTCGGGGGACTGCGTGTGCCAAGTACACAGGCGAACCCAGGGCCAAGTGTCAG TTAAACTGTTTGCTGTCTACATCAGAGCCCCAGGACATGCAGAAATTCCCTGCAAGGCCGGACCCAGCAACATGAGACCTTGCCCAAGGAGACTCTGTCATCTGGACCAAACTGTCCGGGGGCTTTTGCTTTTGGCTGTgctcatcttcttcctcttcaccCTGCCCTCCTTTATTAAGGAACCTAACACAAAGCCTAGCAG GAATGAGCATCAACAGAACATTAAGGAAAGGTCCCCGGAGTTACTGCAAAATGCTACGTCTCAGGCACCCACCCCAAGAAGGAGGGCGACCACCCATGTGGAGTCAGTACAGGGGACCCGCACTCGGGACACACACCCCAAGGCCACAACCCTCACGGCGGACCAGCGCAGAAGAGTGCAGACCAGCAAGGCCCGTGCCGAGGAGCCGGGCAGAGTGCCTACCCCCATCGGAAAGGCAGCACCGCAGACGCAGGCGAGCAAGGACACCCGGGCGGACACGCTGCCCCCGatggctggaggtgggggggtggcCTCCAGCAGGACCGAGGCGCCATCACTGAACAGTCAGAACCCAAGGATGACCAAAGGATCTGGGGACCGGAAGGCAAGGCCCACAGGCCCCGGAGCGGTGCCCACAAAGCTGCGGGACAGCCCGGCAACTGCAGCTAAGACCCTCCTTCCAAAACACCGGGCCGGGGCGCAGACCCCcgggggagggggacaggaggGGAAGAGAGCCAGAGGAGCCAGCCCAGCAGCCGCCCCCTCCCAGGACAGAGCCCAGCCCACCCGGTCCTCGGCCCCTCTCCAGAGCCCTGCCACCCAGAGAAGCCAGAAGCTGAAGGCCACCAACTTCAAGTCTGAGCCCCAGTGGGATTTTGAGGACGAATACAGTCTGGAGGTCGGCGGCCTGCAGACG ACCTGCCCTGACTCGGTGAAGATCAAAGCCTCCAAGTCACCCTGGCTCCGGACTCTCTTTCTGCCCAACCTCACCCTCTTTCTGGACTCCGGACACTTCAACCAGAGCGAGTGGGACCGCCTGGAGCACTTCGCTCCGCCCTTCGGCTTCATGGAGCTCAATTTCTCCT TGGTGCAGAAGGTCGTGGCACGCTTCCCCCCGGTGCCCCAGCAGCAGCTGCTCCTGGCCAGCCTCCCCGCCGGGAGCTCCCAGTGCATCAGCTGTGCCGTGGTGGGCAACGGGGGCATCCTGAACAACTCCCACGTGGGCCCAGAGATAGACAGCCACGACTACGTGTTCCG GCTGAGTGGAGCCATCATTAAAGGCTATGAACACGATGTGGGTACTCGGACCTCCTTCTACGGCTTTACCGCCTTCTCTCTGACCCAGTCACTCCTTATACTGGGCAGTCGGGGTTTCCCGCACGCGCCTCTGGGGCAG GACGTCCGCTACCTGCACTTCCTGGAAGGCACCCGGGACTATGAGTGGCTGGAAGCACTGCTTCTGAATCGGACCTTGACATCAAGGAACCTTTCCTGGTTCAG GCGCAGACCCCAGGAGGCCTTCCAGGAAGCCTTGCAACTGGACAGATACCTGTTGCTGCACCCAGACCTGCTCCGATACATGAAGAACAG ATTCCTGAGGTCTAAGACTCTGAACACTGCCCACTGGAGAATATACCGGCCCACCACGGGGGCCCTTCTGCTGCTCACTGCCCTCCAGCTCTGTGACCAG GTGAGTGCCTACGGGTTCATCACTGAGGGCCACGAACGCTTCTCTGACCACTACTACGATAAGTCCTGGAAACGAACGATCTTTTACACCAACCATGACTTCAAGTTGGAGAGGACGCTCTGGAAGCGGCTACATGATGAAGGTATTATCCGGCTGTACCAACGTCCTATAACTTCCAAACCGACCATCTGA